GACCCTGCCCCTTGTCTACGCCCGGTAGCCGTCCTCGGAGGCCCTCTGTTCAACGCTGCCCTCACGGCGTGCGAGGCGGGGGGCGGCAGCACCGTACGTTGGCCACCCGTCCAGGCCGGCAGCGCACCCGGCGCGCTTGGCCAAGGGATCGTCAACGAGGCACTAAGCGGTTTTAAGGCGACACAAAAATTACGCGGCGGTATCGGCCCAACCGCCTTGAACAGGATCCTTTGGGAAAAAGGTTCCTCCGGCGTGGCGAGTTCGGGCCTTTGGGCTGGGTGCTTGAACCTCCCTATTTCGGCGCTGGGCGGGGCCGAGTCCACCCGTGAGCAGGCGGACCGGGCGAAACACGGGCGGGCTTTTGTATCGCCGACCAGCAGCCCGCCCTCGCTTGTGCCGGTACTTGCCACCCGCCAAGCCCGGTGCTGCCGGAAGGAATTGTCCCGAGGGGCATCGGTTTTTAAACGGCCCCCCCTCGGTTGAGAACGGCCCGAAAACATCCGGTCCGGGCCGAATGAATGCGAATGGCAAAAGGGGGATGATCGCCGTAGTTAACCGGCAAGGAGCTGCAAAATGAAACAGGTCTTCATCGTCGGTCACGGTGGCCCGGACAAGCTGCAGATGCGTGAATCGCCCGACCCGCGCCCGGTCGGGGGCGAACTCCGCATCCGCGTCCAGGCAAGCGGCGTCAACTTTGCCGATATTCTCGCGCGCCAGGGCCTCTACCCCGACGCGCCCAAGCCTCCCTGCGTGGTCGGCTACGAAGTGTCCGGCACCGTGGACGCCATAGGCCCCGGTGTGGACTTGTCCTGGGTGGGCAAGGATGCCTTTGCGCTGACCCGCTTCGGCGGCTATTCCGACGTGGTGATCGTGCCCGAGAAACAGGCCTTGGTCAAACCGGCCTCGCTCTCCCATGAACAGGCGGCCGCCATCCCGGTAAACTACCTTACCGCGTGGCAGTTGCTGGCGGTCATGGGGGCTCTGAAACCCGAGGAGACCGTGCTCATTCACAATGCCGGCGGCGGCGTGGGCTTGGCCGCCATCGACATCGCGCGCCACCTCGGCGCCACGATTTATGGCACGGCCAGCAGCGTCAAGCACGCTTTCCTGAGGCAACGCGGGCTGCACCAGGCCATCGACTACCGCGCCCAAGACTGGGCGGCCGAACTGCAGCGGCTCACCCAAGGCAAAGGCGTGGCGCTCATCACCGACCCCTTGGGCGGCCGTCACTGGAAGAAGAGCTATGAGGCGTTGCGTTCGACGGGGCGGCTCGGCGTGTTCGGCGTTTCGGTGGCAACGGACTCGAAGCTCCCCGGGCCCTTGCGCCTGTTGCCGGTTGTGCTCGGCACACCTTTCTTCCATCCGCTTGCGCTGATGAACGCCAACAAATCCGTCTTCGGCGTGAACCTGGGCCACCTGTGGCATGAGCCCGGCCTGATCGCGGGTTGGATGGCAACCCTGCTGAAGGGCGTCGCGGAAGGGTGGGTGCGCCCCCATGTGGGCAAGGGCTTTCCGCTCGCGCAGGCCGGCGAGGCGCAAACCTATATGGAAGAGCGTAAGAACACCGGCAAGGTCGTCCTGA
The Verrucomicrobiota bacterium DNA segment above includes these coding regions:
- a CDS encoding zinc-binding dehydrogenase, translated to MKQVFIVGHGGPDKLQMRESPDPRPVGGELRIRVQASGVNFADILARQGLYPDAPKPPCVVGYEVSGTVDAIGPGVDLSWVGKDAFALTRFGGYSDVVIVPEKQALVKPASLSHEQAAAIPVNYLTAWQLLAVMGALKPEETVLIHNAGGGVGLAAIDIARHLGATIYGTASSVKHAFLRQRGLHQAIDYRAQDWAAELQRLTQGKGVALITDPLGGRHWKKSYEALRSTGRLGVFGVSVATDSKLPGPLRLLPVVLGTPFFHPLALMNANKSVFGVNLGHLWHEPGLIAGWMATLLKGVAEGWVRPHVGKGFPLAQAGEAQTYMEERKNTGKVVLMS